GGTTGTAGACTATCGACAATGCACATTAGAGAGCTTGGAAAAGGATTTTGCAGCCAGGGTAAAATGGGGTAGGTGCCAACAGGTTGTGGTGTATGGATATGACAAGAGAACTGGCGAGGAAACAAAGTTTTTGGATAATATGGATCTAGCGCATGCATTATTTGAttggaagagggagaggaggctgatTTTATTTGTGGATGTGGAGGATAAATCTGGTCAATTAGTTACTAGCTCTTCTATTTCAGAGGTAAATGAGTTAGTCATGGGTGAGGTTGTGACAGCCAAGCAAGGTGATGCTCTAGACTCAAGCAATCAACATCTCATTGATTGGGATAGTTTCAAGATATCTCCAATTCTAGAGGAGCAAATAGGTTCTTCAGTGCCCATGATGAAGGAAGATGAAATGTCAATTCCACAAGAGCAAGTTCCTCAGCATGTCATTGATTGGGATGGATTGGAGATAGCTCCAATTCCAGAGGAGCAAATTGGTTCTTCACTACCTGTAATGGAGGAAGATGAAATGTATGATTTTCTTGGACTCAGAGCTGAGGATGAGAGAGCGGATCAAGCTAGGCTTGAAGCTGAAAAGCAGAGGGATTCTGCTCCTGGTCCAGCTCCACGTCTTGCACAGCGGGACTTGAACCTTGATGAGGCAGAGATAGATGCTAGGCTTGAAGCTGAAATTTTCTATGATAGGGATGACCCTCCAATGATAGTTGGAAGCTCATATGGAAGTATGGTTGAGTTTAGATCAGCTGTGAGGCAACACGCTATAAAGGGGCAATTTGAGCTTGGGACAGAGAAGTCTGATCCAGAAAGGTTCAGGGGCTATTGCAAAGCTGAGGGATGTCCATGGGCTATTGTGGCAAGGTTGATGCCTGATGGAAAATCTGTGAAGGTACTAACAACTAGCTAAGAATTGTCTCATATTTCAAATTTATGTTTGTTAGTAAGAACTGTCTTATGTTACTAACTAATGGATTTATGTGTTGTAGGTTACTTTGAACAGATTTGCACATGCTTGTACATCTATTGAGGGAGTTAAGACAAAGATGGTATCATATAAGTGGGTTGCAGAGAAGGCAATTCCTTTTCTAAAGAAGGATCCAAATATGGGTGCAAAGAAGCTAAAAGAGGAGTTAGAGACCAAATACAATGTCACAGTAGGATACTCAAAAGTGTGGCAAGGTAGGCAGAAGGCTGTGGAGCAGATATTTGGGTCATGGGAAGAGAGCTATTTGTTTAACTTCAAGGCTGAGGTTGAGCTGAAAATGCCTGGAAGTGTTGTGGAGATAGATGTACAGGAGGATGATGATGGGATTTATTTTTGTAGATTCTTTTGTGCATTCAAACCTTGCATTGATGGTTTCATGAATGGATGCCGACCATACTTGAGTATAGACTCCACAGCCTTTAATGGGAAATGGAATGGTCATCTACCTTTTGTTACATCCATAGATGGGCACAACTGGATGTTTCCAGTTGCATTTGGATTCTTTCAGAGTGAGACCACTGACAATTGGACTTGGTTTATGCAACAGCTTCACAAGGCAATAGGCAAACCATCACACTTAGCAATAAGCTCAGAAGCTTGTAAGGGGCTAGAGAATGCTGTGAAAAGTGTTTTTCCTTGGGCAGAGCATAGAGAATGCTTTTGTCACTTGATGCAGAATTTCGTAGAGAAGTTCCCAGGTCCGATGTATGGGAACATGTACCCTGCAGCTAGATCTTACATGCAAGATAGGTTTGAGCACTACATGAATATAATCCATGAGACTAATTCAGATGTGAAGCCATACTTGGAAACCTATCACAAACTGCTTTGGATGAGGAGCAAGTTCTCAGAAGAGATAAAATGTGACTTCATCAGCAATAATCTGGCAGATTTATGGAACAAATGGATTAAGGATATGAAGGATCTTCCAGTTGCTGAGCTTGCAGATGCTATCAGGTCAAAAATAATGGATCTATTGGCGAGGAGAAAGAAGATAGGTGAGAAGCTAGATGGTGAGATGCTCCCTATTATAGTTCGTCAACTCAATGCAATGACTAGATCCTTGGGCCACTTGAGGGTGGTTCAAGGTGATAGAGACCAAGCAGAGGTGGCTGAGATCACTCCTGAACATGAGATTATTAGGCATAGGGTCAATCTTGCAAAACATACATGCACCTGTAGAGAGTGGCAAGTTTCTGGCAAACCATGCCCACATGCATTAGCTCTCATAATATCAACTAGAAACCCCAGAATGGCTGATTATTTGGATCCTTGCTATTCGGTGCAAAAGTATAAGCTTGCATATGCAGGTGTTATTCATCCACTTTCAGATAAGTCCCAATGGCCAAAAGTCAATCTTGGTTTCAATTTGTTGCCACCTCTGACTAAGAAAGACGTAGAGAAGCAAAGGAAGAACATGATAGTTGGGTGTCTTGATAAAGAACAAGGCAAGCTTAGGACCAAAGGCAAGTGGCAGGTTCAGTGCAAGAGCTGTCTTGGCATGGGCCATAGGGCAACATCTCCAAAATGTCCTTTAAATTCCCAGAAAATAATGTAAGATCACACATTTACTTGTTCTAGCATATTTATTGTCCATTtccttttgaaaatatatttacttgTTTTACATTTTCAGGAAGAATAGTGACAAACAAGGGAGACCACTAGGTTCAACTAGTTGTGCAGCGGGTGCTAGCACACCCAAAAGACAAAAAGTTTCAAGAAATGATTCCAGCAATGCTAGTCCTGGACCTGTCTCTGAAAGGTAAGATCTTTCTATTTGAATGGTATTGTTGATCCTGCCTTATGTTTTAACTAACACTCAATTTATTCAAGGCAATTGGCGTTGACCAAGGCTGCTGG
The Oryza glaberrima chromosome 8, OglaRS2, whole genome shotgun sequence DNA segment above includes these coding regions:
- the LOC127782233 gene encoding uncharacterized protein LOC127782233, which translates into the protein MVAPKEGTLQALAYFIVPSELPSGIDPDAAFIVCVRFGQYTAKLDDGSSVHVPSTYAEWVVDYRQCTLESLEKDFAARVKWGRCQQVVVYGYDKRTGEETKFLDNMDLAHALFDWKRERRLILFVDVEDKSGQLVTSSSISEVNELVMGEVVTAKQGDALDSSNQHLIDWDSFKISPILEEQIGSSVPMMKEDEMSIPQEQVPQHVIDWDGLEIAPIPEEQIGSSLPVMEEDEMYDFLGLRAEDERADQARLEAEKQRDSAPGPAPRLAQRDLNLDEAEIDARLEAEIFYDRDDPPMIVGSSYGSMVEFRSAVRQHAIKGQFELGTEKSDPERFRGYCKAEGCPWAIVARLMPDGKSVKVTLNRFAHACTSIEGVKTKMVSYKWVAEKAIPFLKKDPNMGAKKLKEELETKYNVTVGYSKVWQGRQKAVEQIFGSWEESYLFNFKAEVELKMPGSVVEIDVQEDDDGIYFCRFFCAFKPCIDGFMNGCRPYLSIDSTAFNGKWNGHLPFVTSIDGHNWMFPVAFGFFQSETTDNWTWFMQQLHKAIGKPSHLAISSEACKGLENAVKSVFPWAEHRECFCHLMQNFVEKFPGPMYGNMYPAARSYMQDRFEHYMNIIHETNSDVKPYLETYHKLLWMRSKFSEEIKCDFISNNLADLWNKWIKDMKDLPVAELADAIRSKIMDLLARRKKIGEKLDGEMLPIIVRQLNAMTRSLGHLRVVQGDRDQAEVAEITPEHEIIRHRVNLAKHTCTCREWQVSGKPCPHALALIISTRNPRMADYLDPCYSVQKYKLAYAGVIHPLSDKSQWPKVNLGFNLLPPLTKKDVEKQRKNMIVGCLDKEQGKLRTKGKWQVQCKSCLGMGHRATSPKCPLNSQKIMKNSDKQGRPLGSTSCAAGASTPKRQKVSRNDSSNASPGPVSERQLALTKAAGEDNFYCA